GATCAGGTCCCCGGGCCTCGAAATCGAAGTCATCGCTCAGCCGAAGACCAAAACACGCGTAGTCCTCAGTGAGCCCCTGGCTTCGACACCAAGAGGCGCCTGCGCGAGCGTCGCTGAACCCACCTCTGTGCACAACCGCCACGGTGCCTCCCTTAGTCGACCGGAATTCGTCTCCCCGAATCCCGACAAAGTCACCTCCATACTCGCTCGAGTACTGATCGACCTGCTCTTGAACGGTCTCCGCCCACGACGGGTCATCCGCGTTCGCGACCTGGCTCCAGACGACGGCGACTGCCTCGCCATAAATTTCGTCGCGTTCCATATAGATCGACGCCGAGTCTTGCGACGTGCCTGACGATTCATCCAGCGACGGCTGAGGCGACGAACCGTCGGGGGAACCAAGGCTGGACTCGTCAGCGGCTGCTGAATCAAGGTTCCGTCCGGTCGGTCCGTCCGAATCAAGCGAGTCGCCGCTGTCACTCGAATCGCCCAACCCCCCAGCCGAATCATCTGACTGCACGACTTCATCACTCGTGTCCTCAGAACTGGCCCTTCCCCCAAGCGCAACCGCAAGCACACCTCCTCCTGCCAAGAGTAGGCCTACAATTGACATGCCGATCAGCGTGGTCTTCGAGTTTGAGGTTCTAGAACCAGCGACGCTCGTCACGGATCCCAGGCTGATGCTTGGCCGGGTATCACCAGCGTGTGCAGGTTGGGCGCTGGGCTGTTGCAATACCGGAGACGGTGGAGCAGGGAGGTCTCGGCTCCGTGGAGGGGCCGGCAGGTCGGGCGAAGGTGGACGAACTGGTTCTGTCATGGTTCAACTCCTGGGATAGCCCACGGCGTCGAGGTGCTGGACCGCTGACGAATCCAGCACGGCGAACCACGATGGGTGACGAGAACGTCGCTCATCGTAGCTCTGGAAGGTGTGGCAAACCAGAAATCGGTCTAGGATCTGAGTTCTGACCATCCACAGCCTAGTCACGGACTGAAGTAGTACGCTCATGGTTGATTCCTGTTGGGCTGATGGACAGGGTGCAAGGACGAGCCAACGGCATGTGCGGAATTCGGGACTGCGATCCCATGGGAAGTATCACAACCAGTCGACGCCGGTTCTTGGGCGCGACCGCAGTAGTCCCGTTGGCTGCCACCCACGGCCTCACCAAGCGTTCTGAGGTGACACACAGGCCTGGGCCTGGCGCGTTGAACGCCCCACAGATACGACGACGACGGGATTGGGCGCCCGACCTCCCCATCAAAGCCCCCATCGAGGCTGAGCAGGTCAGATTTCTCCTCGTCCACCACACCTCCGAGCCGGGTTCCGACTATCAGCCCGAGGACGTCGAGGGTATCTTACGTCAGATTTACAGCTTCCACACCGGCGCGGAGAAGGACTGGCCCGACATCGCGTACAACTTCTTCGTCGACAAGTTCGGAACAATCTGGGAGGGCAGGACGGGAAGTGTCGATGGTCCAATTCGGGGCTCGGCAACCGGCGGAAACCAGGGATTCAGTCAGTTGTGCTGTTTCTTGGGCGACTTCGAAGCCGAGCCGCCGCCCGAAGCAGCGGTGTCATCGATGATCACATTGCTGGCCTGGCTTGCGGACCGATACAAGGTCGACGTCACTCCGGGAGCCACGACCACGTTCGCCTCCAGGGGCTCCAACCTTCACCCGCCAGGTAAGGAGGTGATCACTGGAACGATCTCGACCCACCGACAGATGTCGCAGACGGCTTGTCCGGGGACCGCGTGCCACCAGATGGTGGTCGACCAGTTCCAAGGGCTGGTCGCAGCTCAGATCCCTCCCGCCGCTCCCCCGGGCACCACCGAGCCGACGACGCCGCCAACAACAAGTTCTCCCGGAGTCGTTGCCACGCCGCCGTCCGACTCAACGACCGTGCTCGAGGCCGGTCGTAATCGCGCTGAGCAGGCCGGGGCCCCACGTCCCACCGGCTCCAGAACCGACTCCGGGAGCGGGCCGCTGCCGATCATCCTCGGCTCTGGAGCCGCCGCGGTCGCAGGCGCGCTGGCCGTAGGGGCCTGGTCCAATACGCGTTCGAGAGCCATCGCGCCGGCCGTCTCCGGCGAACCGGGCACTGCTGGGCTCCCCACGGCAACCTCCAACCCAACCAATGCGATCGCCCCGTCAGCATCGCGATTCGTTCCTTCGGTAAACGAGCCGGTTGGCAGTGAACCAAACCGTAACGTGACGACAGTTGGTTCACCGGCCGTCTGGTGGCCAAACACGACATCGTCCGGCACAGCAGGCGCAGCGACTGCCAACGAGACGCTCGTCTTCTGGCTCGTGGGGTCCGCCTACTCACAGCCGGCTCGAACCCGCATCGAATCCTCGATGCGGGCCTCGCTCGACCGGTTCGGCGCCACGGGCTGGGTTAGCCCCGGACCGTGGTTTACCCAGATGCTCTCCACCATTTTGCCTGGCCTCACGCATCCGCCGGGGAGTGGCCTCCTGCTTGGGCTCGCGACGAGCGGACAGTGCCTCGCACTCAGCGCCGGCAACGCACGCGTCGACATTCCGGAGGTCACCGGCCGCCATAAGCCTCGGCCTCCGTTGCCGGGAATCGACCCTCGTTCCGGCATGGCCCACCGCTGGAACATCCCGGTCGGTGTCACGTGGTTGGCCGGCTGGCTGGGAGGACCTGGGACGCTGTCCGTTGGCCCCGAGATCGTCGCAGCGAACCTCGCTCAGGGACGCGAGCAGGATCCCGAGCTCTTGGGGAGCGCCGAGGGGTACCTGGGCGTGCGCCTCGTTCCGCCAGCCAACAAGCCGGAGTCTCCCTGATCAGCAGCCGTCGAACCATGACAGCACAGCGTCACCACCATCGATACCTGATGCCGCGACCATCAGTTCGTGCACCCAGGTCAGCGTTGCCGACTCGATGCCGTCGCCAAGGTCACAGCGTCCGGCAAGCAGACCGGCGGCCTCATCCCACGGGCCTTGATGGACCGGGAGGTCGAGGTCGCCGAGCGCCCTGGTGGACACCCGGACGCCTGCGCGTCCCATACCACTGCCCGCCATGGCAGACACCAGGCTCAGTGTGCTGACCGGCGAACACAGCACAGCCAACAGATGGCCCAGTGTGATGCCCTTGGGCACTCCGGCGATCACCGGGGTCAGGCCGATGGCCCGCCCCTGGCCGTCGGGCGCCGCCTCGATCACTCGGGTCTGACTGGCGACGAGCACTTTGGGCACCAACTGGCGCTTCGCCCAGGCCGTGGTCGGTGCATCGTCGGCTGCCAGCGCTCCCAGGTCAACCACCGGCGACTCCCAACGCCGCTTCCCAAACCTCATCGACTTCCCGCCCCACCGACAAACGCCCGGATCGATCAGCCCGGAGGACACCAGCGCCGCGAATCCGGCCGGCACCTCCGGGCGCCCCTCCCGCTCGGTCAGGGTGGCTTCCTGGGCCAGTTCCAACATGGCGTAGTACTCATCGCGAAACCCTGCGCTGAACCTCACGACCTCCCCCAACCGACCCAGCGGCGTGCCGGATGTCCGGCGGACCGCTGGGAGCCCCTCGGCGGCCGCCACCAGTGCACCCCAACTCTCGCTGGAGAGGGCCCCAACCGGAACCATCCCGAGCTCCATTTCGACGGTCGAGCCGCCCCTCACCGGAACCTCCCCGACCGGTGCAGCGGCGAAGCCACCCAGCACCGGCGCCCAGACCTCAACCGCAGCACCGAAGCCCCCATCACCCACCCAGGCGGCGGCCAGAGGCATTCGTTTGGTCACCGTCTGGCGCACGCCCGCCGCATCCCGGGCGGCCAGCACCGAACGGGGCTGGATCAAACACACCACGCCTGTGTCCGCAACCAGTTCGGTTGCAGCGAGAAGAAACAGCGCCGCAGTATCGGTATAGGCGCCCACCTCGGCCCCGAATCGTTCCGTCAGTGATGAGCGACGGCGGGCGTCATGGCGGGTTCCCGCCCTGAGCTGAGCCAGAAACGGCGGGTTGCCAACAACCCACCCCACCGGCGCACCACCGATCGCCCGAGCCAGGACATCGGGTTGGGTCAGCGCGTCGCAGCACACCAGGGTCGGTTCGTCCGATGACAACCCTGAGGCACGGGCACGAGCGACGGCTTCGTCGGCTCCGGGCGCATCGGCCTCGTCGAGCGCCCACCGGGCCAGGGCGGCGCGGGCCACCACCAGCACATCGGGATCCAGGTCGGCACCGACCAGCCGGCTCAGGATCCCCCCCACCGAGGTCGATCGGCCATCAGCGCCCGCCTCAACCCACAGATGCCGGGCAACCGCCACCAGAAACGCACCGGCGCCGCACGCCGGATCGAGCACCACCTCGCCGGTCCGGAAGCGCTCGCCAACGCGGATTGACGCCGCAAAGTTCACCAGGCCCGACGCGAGCGCCGGACTGGTGAAATGCACGCCGGCCGAACGCCGAACCGCATCGGCCAGCATCAACTCGTACAGGGGTCCGAGCAGGTCACAAATCGCCGCACCGGGCGGAGGGTCCAGCGCCGCAGCAGCGCCCCCGGCCAGGTGGTCGGTCACGTCACACCACGACGGCAACTCGCTTGGGGCACGACCGTGTACGGCCAAGGTGGCGACCGCCGACAGCGGCGACACACCGTCGGCTCGAAAATCCGACGCGGTCCGGGTGAGCCAACGCGCCGTCGGATCGGCGAGGACGTTCAGATGACTACTGCGTCTGGCGAGTCGAAGGCCTCGAGATGAGCCAGGCGTGGGTCGTTGGAGAACACCTCATACATCGGAAGCTCCAACCCCAGACGACGTTGAATGCGCCGCACCTCGAGCTCGTCCTTCCACAACACCAGGCTGACCACATGCCCTGAGGCGCCCGCACGCGCCGTGCGCCCCGATCGGTGCAGATAGGTCTTGTGGTCGGCGGGCGGATCGAAGTGAATGACCACCTCCACATCGTCCACATGGATGCCCCGCGCAGCCACGTCGGTTGCCACCATGGCGTCCAGCTTGCCCTTCATGAAGTTGGAGAGGGCCTTCTCACGGTGCTTCTGTGGCACTCCGCCGTGCATGGCCTCGGCGTTCACCCCCAGGTCGTTCAGTTCTTGGGCCACCCGGTCGGTGCCGTGCTTGGTGGAACAGAACACCAACGTGCGCCCCGTGCCCTGAATGATCGCCGCAGCCACCTTTGGCTTGTCCCGATCGTGCACCTTGAGGAAGGCGTGGTGCATTTCAGCCACCGTCTGCCCCTTAGAGGCCACCTCGTGGAAGCTGGGGTTCTCCTGATAGCGGCTCACCAAGGTGTTCACCACGCCGTCGAGCGTCGCAGAGAACAGCAGGGTCTGGCACTTGCCTTCGACATTGCGCAGAATCCACTCCACCTGCGGCAAGAAGCCCATGTCGGCCATGCGGTCGGCTTCGTCGATGACGATGTGGGTCACCTCGGAGAGGTCGAGCGCGTCCCGGTCAATCAGGTCGATCGCCCGGCCAGGCGTGGCCACGACCAGTTCGACTCCACGGTTCAGCGTCGAGATCTGCTTCTCGATGGGTGCCCCG
Above is a genomic segment from Candidatus Microthrix parvicella Bio17-1 containing:
- a CDS encoding N-acetylmuramoyl-L-alanine amidase — encoded protein: MTHRPGPGALNAPQIRRRRDWAPDLPIKAPIEAEQVRFLLVHHTSEPGSDYQPEDVEGILRQIYSFHTGAEKDWPDIAYNFFVDKFGTIWEGRTGSVDGPIRGSATGGNQGFSQLCCFLGDFEAEPPPEAAVSSMITLLAWLADRYKVDVTPGATTTFASRGSNLHPPGKEVITGTISTHRQMSQTACPGTACHQMVVDQFQGLVAAQIPPAAPPGTTEPTTPPTTSSPGVVATPPSDSTTVLEAGRNRAEQAGAPRPTGSRTDSGSGPLPIILGSGAAAVAGALAVGAWSNTRSRAIAPAVSGEPGTAGLPTATSNPTNAIAPSASRFVPSVNEPVGSEPNRNVTTVGSPAVWWPNTTSSGTAGAATANETLVFWLVGSAYSQPARTRIESSMRASLDRFGATGWVSPGPWFTQMLSTILPGLTHPPGSGLLLGLATSGQCLALSAGNARVDIPEVTGRHKPRPPLPGIDPRSGMAHRWNIPVGVTWLAGWLGGPGTLSVGPEIVAANLAQGREQDPELLGSAEGYLGVRLVPPANKPESP
- a CDS encoding DEAD/DEAH box helicase encodes the protein MTTTFADLGVDPALVDTLAERGITSPFPIQTLTIPDALAGRDVLGKAKTGSGKTLAFGLPLLQRLETARPKRPKAICLVPTRELATQVRDELAPLGEGTDVRVTAIYGGAPIEKQISTLNRGVELVVATPGRAIDLIDRDALDLSEVTHIVIDEADRMADMGFLPQVEWILRNVEGKCQTLLFSATLDGVVNTLVSRYQENPSFHEVASKGQTVAEMHHAFLKVHDRDKPKVAAAIIQGTGRTLVFCSTKHGTDRVAQELNDLGVNAEAMHGGVPQKHREKALSNFMKGKLDAMVATDVAARGIHVDDVEVVIHFDPPADHKTYLHRSGRTARAGASGHVVSLVLWKDELEVRRIQRRLGLELPMYEVFSNDPRLAHLEAFDSPDAVVI
- a CDS encoding N-6 DNA methylase, whose product is MTDHLAGGAAAALDPPPGAAICDLLGPLYELMLADAVRRSAGVHFTSPALASGLVNFAASIRVGERFRTGEVVLDPACGAGAFLVAVARHLWVEAGADGRSTSVGGILSRLVGADLDPDVLVVARAALARWALDEADAPGADEAVARARASGLSSDEPTLVCCDALTQPDVLARAIGGAPVGWVVGNPPFLAQLRAGTRHDARRRSSLTERFGAEVGAYTDTAALFLLAATELVADTGVVCLIQPRSVLAARDAAGVRQTVTKRMPLAAAWVGDGGFGAAVEVWAPVLGGFAAAPVGEVPVRGGSTVEMELGMVPVGALSSESWGALVAAAEGLPAVRRTSGTPLGRLGEVVRFSAGFRDEYYAMLELAQEATLTEREGRPEVPAGFAALVSSGLIDPGVCRWGGKSMRFGKRRWESPVVDLGALAADDAPTTAWAKRQLVPKVLVASQTRVIEAAPDGQGRAIGLTPVIAGVPKGITLGHLLAVLCSPVSTLSLVSAMAGSGMGRAGVRVSTRALGDLDLPVHQGPWDEAAGLLAGRCDLGDGIESATLTWVHELMVAASGIDGGDAVLSWFDGC